The genomic stretch TTGGCGATGCCCTTGCTCCAGACCGGCACGCTGCTGACATCGATCAACCGGTCCTTGCGGCCCCAGAGCAACAGCCCCGGGCATTTGATGTCCGGGAGTTTCGGCTCCATCGGCGGACTGGCGCGAAAATCCCGGAAGATCTCTTCCAGTTCATCCCGGCGTTGTTCGTAGCGCTGGGCGATGGCATCCAGCACCAGCCCCGGTACCCAGGGCGGCGAGGCCATGGTCATCGCATAGAAGCGTCGGAATTCTTCCCGGGAATTGATCAAAAACGGATTGTGCCCACGTGCCAGATGGCGCTCCATGTCGCTGGGCTCCGGTGCCGTGACGCCGGCCGGGTCGATCAAGGCCACCGAAGCGATGCGATCGGGGTAGGTCGCCGCCAGCCACGCGGCGATGTAACCGCCCATGGAGTTGCCGATCACATGGACTTTCTCGACCCCGCAGACGTCGAGCAACTGGATCATGCGCTTGGCCTGCACCGCGATGTCGTAGCCACCGCCCGCCTTGAAGCCGGTTTCGCCGTGGCCGGCCAGGTCCGGGATGATCACTCGATACTGGCTGACGAAATGCCGGGCGAAGCGCAGCCACAGGTTCTTTTCCGCGCTGTAGCCATGCAGCATCAGAATGCTGCTCGACGCTTCATAGGGCCCGCCTTGCCAGGTCGACACGGTCATTTCGGCAATCGGTACTTCAATCTTGTGCAACCGGTACAGCTTGGCCTCCAGGGCCGCGCTCAGGTCGTAGAGCCAGTGGCCGACCGCCGGGTAGCTCAACCAGCTCCAGGCCACGAAAACTGCGAGGGCGACAAACAGCAAGAGCATCGGACGTCTTCCTTGTTCAAGACAGAATGTGGTCGGCCGGTTTCAGCGCCCGGGTCAACCGGTGATAGCTGAAACTGAAGCCCGGGAACATTGCGATCACATGACCGCTCTTGCTTTGATACCAACTGTGGCAGCCGCCGGTTTTCCAGACCGTGCGCTCCATCTCCCGGTGAATCATCTGAGTGTAGGTACGTTCTGCTTCGGGGCGAACTTCGATGCTGCGCAGACCTTTGGCCTGCACGGTGCGGATGCAGTCGAGGATGTAGTTCATCTGCGATTCGATGATGAACAGCGCCGAGGTGTGGCCTATGCCGGTGTTCGGCCCGGTGACGATAAACAGGTTGGGAAAGTCCGGCAGGCTGGTGCCGAGGTAGGCGCGCGGGTATTGCGCCCAGACGTCGCGCAGTTGCACGGTGTTTTTTCCGCTGACCGGGTAGGAAATCACGCCATCGGTGGCGTCGTAACCGGTCGACCACACGATCAGATCAACGTCGATGTGCTGGCCGTCCGTGGTGACGATGCCGGTTTCGTCGAGGCTGGCGATGCCTTGCTCGCGGCTGTGCAGCGTGACGTTGGGGCGGGTCAGCGCCGGGTAATAAGTGCTGGAGACCAGTACCCGCTTGCAGCCGATGGTGAAGTCCGGCGTCAGTTTTCGCTGGAGTTCGGGATCCGTTACCTGGTGTTTGAGGAATTTCAGGGCCTGGTGCTGCACCATGTGAATCGCCGGTTTTGAATATTTGAAGGCGATGACCCGGGTTTCGAACTGCCAGTAGATCATCCAGCGCAACAGCTTGTAGGCCGGTTTCAGACCCAGCAGCCAGCGCTGGAAAGGCCCGAATTTGCGGTCGGGTCGGGGCAGCACCCAATGCGGCGTACGTTGAAAGACGTGCAGTTGCTCGACCTGCGGCGCAATGGTCGGAATCACCTGCGCCGCACTGGCGCCGCTGCCGACGATGGCCACGCGTTTACCGCGATAGTCGTAGCTGTGATCCCAATTGTTTGTATGAAAGGTCTTGCCCTGAAAGCGATCCTGACCGGGGAAATGTGGGACAACTGGTTGGCTCAGCGGCCCGGTGGCATTGATCAGGAACTGTGCGTAGAACGTGCCTTTGGTGCCGGTGTGTACGGCCCAGCGTTTCTCGGTTTCGTCCCATTCGATGCGCTCGACATTGGCTTGCAGTTCCACCCGGTCGCGCAATCCGAAACGCTCGATCACGTGTTCGGTGTAATGATGAAGCTCGGCCTGTTCGGCGAACATCTGCGTCCAGGGGTAGGGCGCGAACGACAGTGAATACAGGGGCGACGGCACATCGACTGCCGCGCCGGGGTAAGTGTTCTGGCACCAGGTGCCGCCGAAAAAGTCCCGCCGCTCCAGCAAGCGAAAATCGTCGATGCCGGCCTTAAGCAAATTGATGGCCGCGCACTGGCCGCCAAACCCGCTGCCGATGATCAACACTTGATAGGTCTGCATGGGCCTCCTTCTTAGAGTCTTTTTTCCATTTTCTTCCTTTCATGTATAGCCAATCATTTGCCTGCCGTGTGATGGAAATGGCGGGGTATTCGGCCGCTGGCCGGTGATGGCTATTTAACGTCTCCCTGTTAGACTCCGAGCACATCCTTTTGCGGTGTACTCGAGGCCCTTATGGGAAGAACGGGAGGAAAGGGACTTTCACTGGCCAGGAGGCTTTACACATCGCGAACCCTCGGGCTGGTCCTGGGGCTTCTATGCGTGAGCGTTGCGATGTACCCGCTCGATCCGCCGGCGTGGGTCTGGGCGCTGATGCTGTTCAACGGCCTGGTCTGGCCGCACCTCGCGTATCAATGGGCCCGACGGGCCAAGGTTCCGTACCACGCCGAACACCGCAACCTGCTGCTCGACGCCTTTCTCGGCGGCTTCTGGGTCGCCGCCATGCACTTCAATCCCTTGCCCAGTGCCACGACCATTTCAATGATGGCGATGAACAATGTCGCCATCGGTGGCCTGCGTTTTCTGCTGGCCGGGGCGGCGGCGCAGTTGCTTGGCGTCGGCGTCGGGCTGGTAGTGTTTGCCCCGGCCTTCATCCCCGCGACCTCTCCGGCGCAGCTCTATGCGTGCCTGCCGTTGTTGATGCTGTATCCGCTGGCGCTGGGCTGGATCTGCTTCCGCCAGGCCTACACCCTTGGCCTGCACAAGCGTGAATTGCTGGCGTTGAGCCGTACCGACAGCCTGACCGGTTTGCTCAATCACGGCGCTTGGAAGGATCAACTGGACATCGAATTCGAACGCAGCAAACGCCAGCAGACAGGCGCGGCAATTGCGCTGATCGACATCGACCATTTCAAGGCGATCAACGACACCTACGGCCATGTGGCCGGCGATATCGTCCTGCGTCAGTTAAGCAAGATGCTCAAGCAGAACCTGCGCATGGCCGATGTGGCGGGGCGCTACGGCGGCGACGAGTTTTGCGTGATCCTGCCGGACTTGCCGCTGTTCAACGCGGCGCAGGCCATGGAAGCCTTGCGTGAGCGTTTTTCCTTTCTGGTCTACGAACAGAACCCGGCGCTGAAAGTCAGCCTGAGCATTGGCCTGGCGGCACTCGATCCGGCTCACGGCGATGCAACGCGCTGGCTGAATGATGCCGATGAAGCGCTCTACGAAGCCAAGGCCAGCGGGCGCAACCGGGTGATCTGCTGCAACGATGACAAGCCGCGGCGTGAGGTATTCGATTCGGTTTGAACGGATTGGGTGTCGCATCCGGGATAGAGCCTTGGGGCGATGTCAGGTACGGTTCAGTACCCGACACGAAACAAGGATTGATTCATGACGTTCAACTTCCCTCGTTCCCTGCTGGCCGCCGGGCTCGGCCTGACCCTCTCTTTCGCAGCCACTGGCGCGTTCGCCGAACCGCACAAACAGGTGCTGGCCGACGCCGAACAATACAAACCCGAAGCCCTGAAATTGCTCGAACGCCTGGTCAATATCGACTCCGGTTCCGGCTATGAGCCAGGACTCAAGCAAGTCAGCGACATCGCCATCGATGAGCTGAAAAAGCTTGGCGCGACTATTGAGTTGGTGCCAAACACCCCGGAAAAAACCAATCACGTGCTCGCCACGCTCAAAGGCACCGGCAAGGCGAAAATCCTGCTGATGGCGCACATGGACACGGTGTTCAAGGAAGGTTCTGCCGCCGAGCGACCGTTCCACATCAAGGACGGCCGCGCCTACGGGCCGGGGGTGATGGACGACAAGGGCGGGATCGTCGCCGGCATTTATGCGCTGAAGATCCTGAAGAACCTCGACTTCAAGGACTACGCGCAAATCACCTTCCTGCTCGACGCCAGCGAAGAAACCGGCTCGGACGTCGCCACCGAGCTGATCAAGAAAACCGCCAAACTTCACGACGTGACCCTCAACCTCGAACCGGGGCGTCCGGCGGATGGCCTGGTGGTGTGGCGCAAGGGCAGCGCCACCGCACTGGTCGAGGTCAAGGGCAAGGCTGCTCACGCCGGCGTCGCGCCGGAACTGGGGCGCAACGCGGCGATGGAAGCGGCGCATCAGATCCTGCAACTGGGCAAGCTCGGCGACGAAGCCAAGAAAACCACCATCAACTTCACTGTGCTCAAGGCCGGCGACCGCACCAACGTCATTCCGGATCAGGCCACGGCCAAGGCTGATGTGCGGGCGGCGGTGCCGGAGGAATTCGACCGGATCGAGAAGGATCTGGCACGGGTGTCGCAGGACAAGTTGATTCCTGACACTGAGGTGAAAACTTCATTGCAACGCGGCTTGCCACCGATGCCGCAGACGCCGGAGTCGGATCGTTTGATGGCGATGGCCCAAGGGATTTATGGCGAAATCGGCCGCAAGTTGACCGAAGAAGGCAGTGGCGGGGCGGCGGATGCGAGTCTGTCAGCCGGGGTGGGCACGCCGACGCTGGACGGGTTCGGGATTGTCGGCGGCAACATTCACACGCCGGAGGAATATGCGGAGGTGGAAAGCGTGGCGCCGCGGATTTATCTGTTGTCGCGGATGATTATGGAGTTGGCGAAGCAGTAACGGCAGCTAGCGGTTTCGCGGCGGGCGCCATGCGAGTGGACTCGTAATGGCGTCGGGCCGCTCTGCCTCTTTGTAGCGAGGTGCTGGGTTACTCTTTGACGCTCATGTATTCCTTGGCCCAGAGGATGTATTCCTCAGGCTGGGTGTAGGTGTGGGTCAGTTCGGTGG from Pseudomonas allokribbensis encodes the following:
- a CDS encoding alpha/beta fold hydrolase — translated: MLLLFVALAVFVAWSWLSYPAVGHWLYDLSAALEAKLYRLHKIEVPIAEMTVSTWQGGPYEASSSILMLHGYSAEKNLWLRFARHFVSQYRVIIPDLAGHGETGFKAGGGYDIAVQAKRMIQLLDVCGVEKVHVIGNSMGGYIAAWLAATYPDRIASVALIDPAGVTAPEPSDMERHLARGHNPFLINSREEFRRFYAMTMASPPWVPGLVLDAIAQRYEQRRDELEEIFRDFRASPPMEPKLPDIKCPGLLLWGRKDRLIDVSSVPVWSKGIANLRVDVWDGVGHMPMVEQPSNTARLYREFLGENSRQDR
- a CDS encoding flavin-containing monooxygenase gives rise to the protein MQTYQVLIIGSGFGGQCAAINLLKAGIDDFRLLERRDFFGGTWCQNTYPGAAVDVPSPLYSLSFAPYPWTQMFAEQAELHHYTEHVIERFGLRDRVELQANVERIEWDETEKRWAVHTGTKGTFYAQFLINATGPLSQPVVPHFPGQDRFQGKTFHTNNWDHSYDYRGKRVAIVGSGASAAQVIPTIAPQVEQLHVFQRTPHWVLPRPDRKFGPFQRWLLGLKPAYKLLRWMIYWQFETRVIAFKYSKPAIHMVQHQALKFLKHQVTDPELQRKLTPDFTIGCKRVLVSSTYYPALTRPNVTLHSREQGIASLDETGIVTTDGQHIDVDLIVWSTGYDATDGVISYPVSGKNTVQLRDVWAQYPRAYLGTSLPDFPNLFIVTGPNTGIGHTSALFIIESQMNYILDCIRTVQAKGLRSIEVRPEAERTYTQMIHREMERTVWKTGGCHSWYQSKSGHVIAMFPGFSFSYHRLTRALKPADHILS
- a CDS encoding diguanylate cyclase — its product is MGRTGGKGLSLARRLYTSRTLGLVLGLLCVSVAMYPLDPPAWVWALMLFNGLVWPHLAYQWARRAKVPYHAEHRNLLLDAFLGGFWVAAMHFNPLPSATTISMMAMNNVAIGGLRFLLAGAAAQLLGVGVGLVVFAPAFIPATSPAQLYACLPLLMLYPLALGWICFRQAYTLGLHKRELLALSRTDSLTGLLNHGAWKDQLDIEFERSKRQQTGAAIALIDIDHFKAINDTYGHVAGDIVLRQLSKMLKQNLRMADVAGRYGGDEFCVILPDLPLFNAAQAMEALRERFSFLVYEQNPALKVSLSIGLAALDPAHGDATRWLNDADEALYEAKASGRNRVICCNDDKPRREVFDSV
- a CDS encoding M20/M25/M40 family metallo-hydrolase → MTFNFPRSLLAAGLGLTLSFAATGAFAEPHKQVLADAEQYKPEALKLLERLVNIDSGSGYEPGLKQVSDIAIDELKKLGATIELVPNTPEKTNHVLATLKGTGKAKILLMAHMDTVFKEGSAAERPFHIKDGRAYGPGVMDDKGGIVAGIYALKILKNLDFKDYAQITFLLDASEETGSDVATELIKKTAKLHDVTLNLEPGRPADGLVVWRKGSATALVEVKGKAAHAGVAPELGRNAAMEAAHQILQLGKLGDEAKKTTINFTVLKAGDRTNVIPDQATAKADVRAAVPEEFDRIEKDLARVSQDKLIPDTEVKTSLQRGLPPMPQTPESDRLMAMAQGIYGEIGRKLTEEGSGGAADASLSAGVGTPTLDGFGIVGGNIHTPEEYAEVESVAPRIYLLSRMIMELAKQ